The following nucleotide sequence is from Rhizobium etli CFN 42.
CGCCGTCCGGCTCGCGCTGACGAAAGGTGCCCGGCAGCGTCAACACGCACTGACCAGTGGTTCCGCACAGGTCCTGGTCGACCACGACGCGAACCTCAGCCGCCGCCTGCGCGTGCAGCCGCACCGGCAGCGCGCGGAACGTCCTAAGGAACGCTGAGGGCTCCCGGGTCGGCTGCTCGGCCAAGGCCAACGTGGGGAAGCGAGCCTGGATCTGCGGCAGGCTCTCGGCCAGTTGCACCCTGGCGAGTTGAGCACCTAGGCAGAAGTGGATGCCGTGGCCGAAGCTCAGCATAATCTTTCCGTCGCTCGACATGCCAGGCCTGGTGCCGTAGAACCGCACCGGATCGAAGCGGTCGGGATCAGCGAAAGCGTCCGGGTCGCGATTGCCGGCCGCGATCAGCACGCGCACGTCCGCGTCCTTCGGGATCACCACGCCATGCAGTTCGATGTCGCGCTGGGCGATACGCGGAATGGAGCTGAACATGGCGGGCGCCTCGCAGCGCAGTACTTCTTCTACAAATGCCTCCACCCCTGCGGCGTCTCCCTGCAGCCAGTGCCGCTCCTCGGGGTAGGCCAGCATCGCCAGCACCGCATGGTCGATAGTCGCAGCAGTGGTGGCGAAGCCGCCCAGCAACATGCCCCACAGCATGCTGATCAACTCCGCGTCCGAGAGCGTATCGGCGTCGTCGGTGTGTGCGCCGACCAGTGTCGACACGATGTCGCGGCGGGGATCGGCGCGCTTGCGCAGTATGAGGTCGCCGAAATAGGCCTTCACCCTGGCGCTGGCCACGTCCGCCGCGGCGAGCTGTGGATCGCTGGCGTGCGGGCTCAGGCCTTCTAGAATGGCGCTGACGATCGCTGAGAGCTCGAAAACGTCGTCTTGGGGCATGCCGAACAATTCAGCGAAGACAAGCATGGGCAAGGCCAGTGCGAATTCCCGATGCAGGTCCACCGCCTCTCCTCGCTCCAGTGCGGGCGCCATGCCATCCAGGCGAGCTGCGACGATGCGCGCGATGCTCGGCCGCAGGTTGTCGATCTGGCCCACGGTGAAATCGCGCGAAATCAGCCGGCGCAGACGCGTATGCGTCGGTGGTTCCTTCATGGCTAGCGTAGACGCCAGCAGATTGAGCGACAGGCTGCTCGCCGCACGCGGGAAATAGCGCGCCAGTTCGGATGGCGCCGGCCCCCGAAACGCATCGCCCGTAGCCTTGAACGCCCAGTAGATGTCGGCGTGGCGGCTCAACAGAAAGAGGCCCGACGCCGCGCGGTGCACCGGATCGTGCTCTCGCAACCACCGCATGAACGGGTACGGGTCTTGGATGCATGCTGGCGACGCCAGCTCGGCGAAGGCGTCGTGGCATGCTGCCGTGGTGTCTTGCACGTCCATCTTGATTACCTGTCGAGTGGCTGATCTGACCGGTGCGCGCCAGGCGCCGCCAAATGAGAAGATTGCGATGCCGGGGGGCGTCCGCACCAGAGCACCGGCATCTCCTCGAACCCGCCGGTGATGATCTCCTTGCGCAACTTCAGTTCTTCGGGCGCCACGGCCAGGCGCAACGCGGGAAAGCGCTGGAAGATCGAACCGAATATGGCCTTCAGTTCCAGCCTCGCCAGCGCCGCCCCGATGCAATTGTGCTGCCCGTAGGAGAACGCCAGGTGGGGATTTGCGTCGCGTCCGATGTCGAAGACTTCCGGGTCTTTGAAATGGCACGGATCAAACGAGGTCGCCGGCAGGCCGACCAGTACTTTGCTCTCCGCGGGTATATGCACGCCCGCGATGGTAACGTCGGTCCGGGGATAGCGCATGATGCCGTCCCACCCCGCGCCAGGCGAATACATGCGCAGTATTTCTTCCACCGCCTTGTCAACCAGGGAAGGATCGCGGACCAGGCGTTCGCGCTGTTGCGGATGGCGAAACATGGCCAGCAGGCCGAATTCGATCTGCGCGACGGTGCTCTCGTGCCCCGCCACCAGCACGCCCGCCGCGAGGCCGATCGCCTCTTCCTCGGTCGCTTTGCCCTGGTCGACCGCGGCTAGCAGATCCGTCAGCAGGTTATCGCCCGGATCCTGTCGCTTGCCCCGTATTTTGCCGTGGATGTAGGCGCGGAGCTCTTCCCAGGCCAGGCCGGACGCGCTGCGCGGGCCGCTTTCATGCTGGTGCGTCATCACCTCGTCGGAGAGCCCTGCGAAAAAGGCGTGTTCCTCGAAGGGCACGCCCATCAGCGCGCTGATTACCTTGGCCGGAAGCGGAAAGGAGAGATGGCGTCGCAAGTCTGCGGGCTGGGGCTGAACCGCCAGCGTATCGAACAACTGCACGGTGATCGCCTCGACCTGCTGCGTAAGCAGCTTCACCCTGCTGTTGCTGAAGGCCGGCGCCACGATCGTGCGTAACCGAGCATGCTCGTCCCCTTCGTGCGAGACCAGCCATCCCGGCGAACCGAGAATGACCGAATCGGGGGTGAAATCCGCCGGAGGCATTCCCGCGGGCAGGAATGCCGCGTCAGACAGAACCGCCTTGGCCTCGTCATAGCCTGTCACCCACCAGCATTCGTGCCCGGACGGAAGGCGCACGCGGTGGATCGGACCTTTGGCGCGTAGCGCTAACATCTCGGGCGAGGGCTCGATGTGATCGACCCGCCACATCGGCAGCGTCGGCAAGGATTGTTCGGACATGGTGACGCTTCACTCTTTAAGCCCGGAAGGGGCGGAAGATGATGGGCAGACTGCGGGCAGCAAATGAGTTAAGGCAACGTGTAGACCACGCCCTCTGCGGCGATTGCCAGCGCCAGATCCTCCGGCCGCACGAACGGCGGGGGGAAGACACTTCCCAATTCCAGGCGCGCCAGCGCAGCGCCCAGGCACAGATGCGGCCCCTGGCCGAGCGGCAGGTGCGGGTTTTGCAGCCGGTTGAAATCGAACATGTCGGTATCGCCATAGGTCGGCCGACCGTAGGAATTGGCGCAGCAGGTTCGACCGCACCCGCCCACCGACCCGTCCGCAAACAGAACTTCCAGTCCAGTCCCACACCCCCGGCTTCCCGCCTGGCTCAAGGTCTGCCGCTTTGGCTGTACCGCTCGCGACGTGGGCGATTGTTGTGGGTCGCAAACGAAGAACTCTAGATCGCATCTAACACTCCTCACATTTTCCCGGCACACACAACCGAGCCACTATCATTGCCCAGCAAACCATCGGAACTCACGAGACGCGAACAGCGATGCGCCGCCCGAAGACCATCGCGCTGCGATTGGCGACATACCGTGACCAGAGCAAATCGCGTGCCGAAGTGAATTCGTGGGTTCAGCAGGCATTTCGTAGCAGCGCGTAGTGTCAAGCTCCCGCCATTCAGTCTCAATGCCGACAACCGCGGAGTACATGTCTGACAAAAGACTGCTCTAAGCCGGTCTGCGTCCGATAGTCGGCGACCTGCATGGGATGCCCTCGCGGCGGGCTTTCGTGCAACAATCCGCGCCATCTTCGACGTCGAAGTTGCCCCGCCAGTTTTCGTCCGATGGGCGGGAACGTCGTCGACTGCGCCGAGGCCGCCGCGTTAAAAGCGCCGGCTCTGGGCAAATCAGACTGGACCCGCCTCGACCCTCCGGTAGTAAAGTTTGCGGAGCTTATTTCCGCCAAATGCAAGTTCTGAGCTTGTAGTCATCTCGTTGACGTTGTTCTTAATGTTTCCACCCCCGCGCTTACCGAGACGGTCGAGCTTCTCGATCGGCGTAGGTAGAAAAGGCAACGGGAAACGCTCAAATTTCGAAGCATGTTCTCTTCCGGAAACATGTCATCTAATCAGGAGCGGCGGTCGGCAACAGTCGCCTGAGTCGGAGGTGCTTTCTAAACCAGACGATGCCCAATCCAGAAGCCTCCTGCCGAAGATGAAGCAATCGGGAGACCAATGCAGCATCTCATGGACCGCCGCACCGTGGTGAAGAAAGCGGTCCTCGGTTGCTGGAGGTTGTTGAGTAGTTCCATGACATCGAATTGAGCTTTAGCCTGATGAATTGGGTCAATACCTACACCGCTAACTAAGGGGTGCGCCGTTTACGCCTTAGGTCAAGCTGGGGGACGTTGGACTGCTCTGACCTGCCCCTGCGAATTTCCTCCAGAATGGATTAGAGTCCGGCCCATTAAAGGACGGATGAATGAAGAAGCAGAGATTTACCGAAGAGCAGATTATTGCGGTGCTGAAGGAGCAGGAGGCTGGCGCGAAGGTGGCCGACCTCTGCCGCAAGCACGGAATTTCAGAAGCAACATTTTATAATTGGAAAGCCAAATACGGCGGCATGGAAGTCTCCGAGGCCAAGCGGCTGAAGGCGCTTGAAGACGAGAACGCGAGACTGAAGAAGCTGCTGGCCGAGCAGATGTTGGACGCAGCAGCACTCCGCGAGCTTCTTTCAAAAAAATGGTAGGGCCTGTCGCGAAGCGTGACGCCGTCACGCATCTGAAGACCGTCATGGGTCTTTCGGAACGGCGGGCCTGCCAGATCATATCCGCCGACCGCAAGACGATCCGCTATCAGTCGAACCGACCGCCGGAAACCGAGTTGCGAGCGAAGCTGCGCGACCTCGCCAATGAGCGGCGGCGTTTCGGCTACCGGCGACTGTTCGTCCTGCTTCGGCGGGAGGGAGAACCGTCCGGGGTCAATCGCATCTATCGCCTTTATCGGGAGGAGGGTCTCTCTGTCCGCAAGCGCAAAGCCAGACGCCGTGCTGTCCGCACGCGTGCTCCGATTTCTGGTCGAAGCTAAGGCCAATGCCCGATGGTCGCTAGACTTCGTGCACGACCAGTTCGCTTGCGGAAGGAGGTTTCGCGTGCTCAACATCGTCGATGACGTAACGCGCGAATGCCTGGCGGCGATCCCGGACACGTCGATCTCCGGCCGCCGTGTCGCCAGAGAACTGACGACGCTGATCGAACGACGCGGCAAGCCGGGGATGATCGTCTCCGACAACGTCCTATAATCGGAATGAAACGCCGTTTTGGCAGCAGGTCGTTATCGCGTCGGTCTCCCGATGCGTTTGAATTATGATGTAGGCCCGGCCAATCGTCAACGAACGGTCTCTCCCATAACAAACACAGAGTACGCATGATCGCGGCTCTCACCGTCCTTAAGACGAGATCCTTTTTGCCGTCGAGCGGAAGGCCTGAACATTATCTACGAGGTCGCTGAGCAGCTCAACGCCTCCACGGCACTGTCAGAGAAGGGTCCTTCCGCTGTGGATCGTCCCTTCAAAGAAGGGGCGATAAGGTTCACCGCTTTTGATAACCGCATGTACGGTGCGGGCCATCTTGGCGGCGATTGCTGTTGACGCCTTGCGACGTAAATGGGTGTTGTGACGGTCCTTGGTGATGTATCGCTCGAACTTGTCGCGGAAGCTGTTGGCGCGCTGCAATATCGCGACTTGAGCTGCCATCCATAAGGTCCGCCTCAGCCGTGCATTTCCATATTTGGAGAGTTTGGTCTGGCCTCGAAACATTCCTGACTGGATTGTCGCAAGATCCATGCCGCAGAACTTCAGGAACTGGCGATGGTGTTGAAACCGGCGCAGGTCCCCAGCTTCTGCCATGATTGTCAGAGCATTGATTGGGCCAATGCCGGGGATTGTGCATAAGAGCTGGTAATCTGCGTTGTCCTTCAGCATCGCAACCGCACGCGCCTCGATCTCATTACGTTGGGCGATTAGGCTTCTGCCCTCGGCCAGGATCATACGAAACATGCAGATAGCGTCAGAGTCCGGTGCAACTGGAAGGCCTATCGAACGGGCGGACGTTGCGTAAATATCTGCCAACAAACGCTCTTTGCCAACTTTGCGACCAACCACCTCCCAGGCAGCTTTGATGAAAGCGTCCTTGTTCATGGCTGCGATGAAGTGCGGAGACGGAAACAGTTCAAGGAAAGCAAAGAACCAGTCGCTGCGCGAACTGCGGTGGAAGCGATCCGCTTCAGGGAAATACAACGGCAGGTAATGCGTCAGAATCCGATGCCACAGTTCGGTCTTCGACCTTGAGATCATATCGTGGGTCTTCGACAACTCCTGAATGTCGTTGGTGCCGCGCATCAACGGGTCATGGTAGAACTGCTCGGCACCAATGGTCATCATATGGAGGATAACCTGGGCATCCTTTGGATCATTTTTATCCCAGGAATTATGCAGTGCCTCCCTGGTCCGAGCCAGTGCGATGGACGAGATCAATTTGATCTCGAAGCCCGCTAAGCCGAGCCGATATGCCAATGCGCGATGATAGTTTCCCGTTGCCTCAAAGGCGACACGGACAGGACGCTGATAGCTACGCAGCAGGCCGATGAGGCGATCGAACTCATCGAGATTGTTGAGCACGATCACTCGACGTCGACGCTTTTTGTCCGGTGCTTCGATCAGCACCTCGTGGCGTTCTTTGGAAACATCGATAGCTGCCAGAACGGGGGTAAATGCGGTAATGTCACAATCGGTCATAGCCTGTCTCCTTTACAGTGTGGCTTCGCAAAACCACTGTGAGACCTGAGGCCTGGCTATGACCACCTGCTTCGCCTGATGGGGGCTACGCAGCTGGTCAAAGCCTCATTCAACGCAGACTTCCGAAGGTGTTACGGCACTGAACTCACCTCGAATGCGATCCTCGCGTGGTCGAAGGATCACAAAGTCGACTGGCACTACATCGCGCCGGGAAAGCCGATGCAGAACGGCTATGCCGAGAGCTTCAATGGTCGGATGCGCGACGAACTGCTCAACGAAAGCCTGTTCTTTGGCCTCAATCATGCCCGAAGCGCCATTGCCGAATGGGCGGACGATCACAATAATTTCCGGCCGCACTAATCGCTCGGATATCAGACCCCGGCAGATTATGCCGGGACCATCGCCGCAACCGGCTCCAACGCTGCGCAAGATGAAGGCTTCGCGTTTCCGCCGGTTGCTCACACCGCGCCACTTGGCGTATTCAAAACCGCCGAGGCTCTAATCGCCGCCGGATGAAAATTCAGTGGCAGGTCAGCTCAGTTTCATCGCGATCATGTTTTTGTGGCTGGTTTGCCTGCCGAGTTCCTGAATGTATCGACCTGTCGCTCTCGCGCGTGGGCCGGAAGGACATAAATAGCAGGCTCAAGAAATAAACGACCTGAAGGAAAACCGAAGCCGCTAGTGTTACGGCGAACGCTTTGAAGATGGAAAGCGACGCGGCGTAGGCCGAAACAGCGCTGGTGCACGTGACCAGTAGCAGGATGCAAAAAAAAGTTCTAAAGGACAAGGCCTTGCTCCCGTTCGTTCGTCCAATACTTGAACTGCGTCGACGCTGACGTTTCGCCCGATTCGTCCACGCTATGAACGTGCATGACTTCGCCGTGAGTGCCATAGGTTGCCAAAAGTTGGGTCAGCGCGAATACGCCAAAGTGACGACTTCTTCTTTCGCGGCTTCCGACTCGGCAAATCCTGTTCGCCAGACTCCGAAGGCCGCCGCCATAGCGAGCAACAAGGCGGCGCCAGTATCTCTCCGGGATACGCAATAAAATCTGCCGCTTCCTATCTATTGCATTTTTGTACGTTCTCCGCTGAGGTCGCGATCGGCTTGTTTGGTGAGACACCTTGGTCATGCACCAAGGTCGCTAATCAGGCAAAATAGATTGATTGGATGCCATCATCCGCGTTTTGAATAACGCTAAAAACGCGGCACCGAAAACGCCTGGGGACCGAGCGCGAACTCGCGACCGCGGCTTTCAGCACACTTTAAGTCAGCCAACAGTGAGCGCGGCTGTTGCCCCGGTTGCGCTAGCCAAATGTCGTGATGCTCGGATGGACTCGCCGATTGCAAATTTTCTTTCTGCTTTATACGTCGTAAGGGGTGCCTTGATAGAAGCTCCACTCGTTAGCTTCGAGTTCAGGCTCTCGCGTCTGCAGCATGGGAAATGATTTCTAATTCTGCCGGGTATTCGTACAACGTACAGATCTCGTCAAACTTGGAACACGCACCCGTTTGCATAGTTTGCCCAAGGTCGGGATCCCGTTCCGCAAATTTGGGACAAATTCGAGCCATACGTGCGGCGACGCCGATGGCCGCCGCGTTCGATTGCTGAACCCGCTTAGTCGACTCGCGGCTGCCGGTATGGTCTAACATCGTCGCGTTCATGTTTGGCCCGGAGTTGGTATGGGGGCTGGCCGGAATAAAAACACGCCCATTAAAATATCTCAATAGAATCAACTGGCTGGGCGACATCGGAGCGACGCGTCCGGAGCCTGGCTTGAATTGAACCGAACCGAATTGGCGCAGGACCATTTACACAGCACGCTGAAATCTGCATATTGCCGCGCGTTGTCGCTATCCCAAGTTGATGCACGAGTCGCTTTCGCTCCCGTCAAAAGCAGCTGGGCACGAGCTCTTTTCAAGAATTTAGAAGGCAAGGATATGGAAAATTTTGTGTATCTGTTGGAGCCAGAAAGTGCGATCTTTCGCGCCGCTGAGCTCCCTGATCGCAACAGCATTGCATCGATCGCCGGTTTAATTGGCAGTGATCTTATTCAGATGATCCGCTTCGACGACATGCACTCGCTATTTGTTGGCGAAGAAGCTTTGCGAGTTGGGTTAACCGCCTTTACGATCTTTGACGGGTACCCGATCCCTCTTGCCGGGCAGATAGCGCTTTTGGGAGGCGATGGTAGTAAACCTTATCGTTCGCCGTCAATAACGATGACGGAAGCCGCGCGACGTTTTGAATGTTGCCGGCCGGTGCTTGATCCTGTGTTTGTTCCGATGGACCGAGTGGCGAACAAGGGCCTCATCGTTGCGGGCGCACTGGAAGGCCTGCAAGTGCGTATTGATCGCCGCTCCCCGGTGCTCCTATGAGCGCAATGACGAATGATAGGATCCAGGAGAATGAACTCTATCGCGCCGATTCGCTGAGAGTCCGCGAGCGTGGCGACATGGGCTCGAGAAACGGAAAGCTGACGCCTCAAAGCGGCGTT
It contains:
- a CDS encoding cytochrome P450, translating into MSEQSLPTLPMWRVDHIEPSPEMLALRAKGPIHRVRLPSGHECWWVTGYDEAKAVLSDAAFLPAGMPPADFTPDSVILGSPGWLVSHEGDEHARLRTIVAPAFSNSRVKLLTQQVEAITVQLFDTLAVQPQPADLRRHLSFPLPAKVISALMGVPFEEHAFFAGLSDEVMTHQHESGPRSASGLAWEELRAYIHGKIRGKRQDPGDNLLTDLLAAVDQGKATEEEAIGLAAGVLVAGHESTVAQIEFGLLAMFRHPQQRERLVRDPSLVDKAVEEILRMYSPGAGWDGIMRYPRTDVTIAGVHIPAESKVLVGLPATSFDPCHFKDPEVFDIGRDANPHLAFSYGQHNCIGAALARLELKAIFGSIFQRFPALRLAVAPEELKLRKEIITGGFEEMPVLWCGRPPASQSSHLAAPGAHRSDQPLDR
- a CDS encoding IS110-like element ISRel25 family transposase; translation: MTDCDITAFTPVLAAIDVSKERHEVLIEAPDKKRRRRVIVLNNLDEFDRLIGLLRSYQRPVRVAFEATGNYHRALAYRLGLAGFEIKLISSIALARTREALHNSWDKNDPKDAQVILHMMTIGAEQFYHDPLMRGTNDIQELSKTHDMISRSKTELWHRILTHYLPLYFPEADRFHRSSRSDWFFAFLELFPSPHFIAAMNKDAFIKAAWEVVGRKVGKERLLADIYATSARSIGLPVAPDSDAICMFRMILAEGRSLIAQRNEIEARAVAMLKDNADYQLLCTIPGIGPINALTIMAEAGDLRRFQHHRQFLKFCGMDLATIQSGMFRGQTKLSKYGNARLRRTLWMAAQVAILQRANSFRDKFERYITKDRHNTHLRRKASTAIAAKMARTVHAVIKSGEPYRPFFEGTIHSGRTLL
- a CDS encoding cytochrome P450, encoding MDVQDTTAACHDAFAELASPACIQDPYPFMRWLREHDPVHRAASGLFLLSRHADIYWAFKATGDAFRGPAPSELARYFPRAASSLSLNLLASTLAMKEPPTHTRLRRLISRDFTVGQIDNLRPSIARIVAARLDGMAPALERGEAVDLHREFALALPMLVFAELFGMPQDDVFELSAIVSAILEGLSPHASDPQLAAADVASARVKAYFGDLILRKRADPRRDIVSTLVGAHTDDADTLSDAELISMLWGMLLGGFATTAATIDHAVLAMLAYPEERHWLQGDAAGVEAFVEEVLRCEAPAMFSSIPRIAQRDIELHGVVIPKDADVRVLIAAGNRDPDAFADPDRFDPVRFYGTRPGMSSDGKIMLSFGHGIHFCLGAQLARVQLAESLPQIQARFPTLALAEQPTREPSAFLRTFRALPVRLHAQAAAEVRVVVDQDLCGTTGQCVLTLPGTFRQREPDGVAEVCMATVPQALHAAVRLAASQCPVAAIRVIESEAGDDHCTNPGPTPSPADAERHAAKDLRNPGEHDGTI
- a CDS encoding cytochrome P450, yielding MFDFNRLQNPHLPLGQGPHLCLGAALARLELGSVFPPPFVRPEDLALAIAAEGVVYTLP
- a CDS encoding DUF3846 domain-containing protein, which translates into the protein MENFVYLLEPESAIFRAAELPDRNSIASIAGLIGSDLIQMIRFDDMHSLFVGEEALRVGLTAFTIFDGYPIPLAGQIALLGGDGSKPYRSPSITMTEAARRFECCRPVLDPVFVPMDRVANKGLIVAGALEGLQVRIDRRSPVLL